A single region of the Gracilibacillus caseinilyticus genome encodes:
- a CDS encoding GntR family transcriptional regulator, translated as MEGNSLLEDAYQIIRKKILTCALPPGSLLSIYKLAEELEMSRTPISNAIARLEREGLVTPLKNRGVLVKQHSPRELIEMFQINYSYQLFVLHVVERKGHQSFDLEELRKIVEEQQQAKTEQDYITYVQLSLKFIRTFISTIENEAILAHVDANSDKIMISSVAAYHAYPNKRIYSGLSYNQKMLEALENNDFDQARLHADQYFDKVKERIILKV; from the coding sequence ATGGAAGGAAATTCACTACTAGAAGATGCCTATCAAATTATTCGCAAAAAAATACTGACCTGTGCTTTACCGCCAGGCAGCTTACTATCCATTTATAAATTAGCCGAAGAACTGGAAATGAGCCGGACACCGATTTCAAATGCGATTGCACGATTAGAACGGGAAGGTTTAGTAACACCATTAAAAAATAGAGGAGTACTAGTCAAACAGCATTCTCCACGTGAGTTGATCGAAATGTTTCAGATCAATTACTCCTATCAGCTTTTTGTCTTGCATGTGGTAGAGAGAAAAGGTCATCAGTCCTTTGATTTAGAAGAATTAAGGAAGATTGTAGAAGAGCAGCAGCAGGCAAAAACAGAGCAGGATTATATCACTTATGTTCAGCTTTCATTAAAATTCATTCGAACATTTATTAGTACCATTGAAAATGAGGCAATACTTGCCCACGTTGATGCGAACAGTGACAAAATCATGATCAGTTCTGTCGCAGCCTATCATGCTTATCCAAATAAACGGATATACTCCGGATTGAGCTACAACCAAAAAATGCTCGAAGCGCTGGAGAACAATGACTTTGACCAGGCACGCCTTCACGCAGACCAATATTTTGATAAGGTAAAAGAGAGGATTATATTAAAAGTGTAA
- a CDS encoding ABC transporter ATP-binding protein — translation MANITLENLNKSFGKSNVLNDINLEIEDGSFTILLGPSGCGKSTLLRILAGLEEESSGRILMDTDDITEKEPKDRNIAMVFQNYALYPHMTVYQNIEYGLKIKKVTKEERKSIIDNVLQMVELKEHAQKRPKQLSGGQRQRVALARAIVKRPGAFFMDEPLSNLDAKLRNHMRQELIELHQQLKTTFLYVTHDQIEAMSMGSYIIILNQGKVMQQGTPKDIYTNPQNLFVAQFIGSPPVNIMEMGEYKIGIRPEKISMTTEVVNDSFDYCLEGELLSTEQLGGETIYRVQTDYGKLNVKTPSEWEAINGTIKLHFAKRNLFFFNTDGDRVPPQYHLLEDLEMKQEVMMGS, via the coding sequence GTGGCGAATATAACATTAGAAAACCTGAATAAATCTTTTGGAAAGTCAAATGTGCTAAATGATATTAATTTGGAGATCGAAGATGGTTCCTTCACGATCCTGCTAGGTCCTTCTGGCTGTGGTAAATCGACATTGTTGAGAATTTTGGCTGGTCTGGAAGAGGAGTCATCCGGCAGAATTTTAATGGACACCGATGATATTACGGAAAAGGAACCAAAAGATCGCAATATTGCGATGGTTTTCCAGAATTATGCACTTTATCCGCATATGACAGTATATCAAAATATCGAGTATGGTTTAAAAATTAAAAAAGTTACGAAAGAGGAAAGGAAATCGATAATTGACAACGTCCTGCAAATGGTAGAACTAAAAGAACATGCACAAAAGCGGCCAAAACAGTTATCCGGAGGGCAAAGACAGCGTGTGGCACTGGCGAGAGCGATTGTGAAACGGCCTGGCGCATTTTTTATGGATGAACCATTATCCAATCTCGATGCCAAATTGCGTAATCACATGCGTCAGGAACTGATCGAACTGCATCAACAATTAAAAACGACATTCTTATATGTCACCCATGACCAGATAGAGGCGATGTCGATGGGATCGTACATTATTATTTTAAACCAGGGCAAAGTCATGCAGCAGGGTACACCGAAAGATATTTATACCAACCCGCAGAATCTGTTCGTCGCACAATTTATCGGTTCACCGCCAGTGAATATCATGGAAATGGGAGAATACAAGATAGGGATTCGTCCTGAAAAAATCAGTATGACGACAGAAGTAGTAAATGATAGCTTTGATTATTGCTTAGAAGGAGAGCTTCTTTCTACTGAACAGCTTGGTGGTGAAACCATTTATCGTGTGCAAACCGATTACGGAAAATTAAATGTAAAGACTCCGAGTGAATGGGAAGCGATTAACGGCACTATAAAACTCCATTTCGCAAAAAGGAATTTGTTTTTCTTTAATACTGATGGGGATCGAGTACCACCGCAATATCATTTATTGGAGGATTTGGAAATGAAGCAAGAGGTAATGATGGGATCTTAG
- a CDS encoding metallophosphoesterase family protein, producing MSELKFIHLTDTHVLREYEGSFLEGLDKINTNPSSQLTKILQFAENNKEQLDFILISGDLVHEGGVGDYQYYKALLEEHTTLPVYLSLGNHDVTAAYWETFHGKTDCNDELFYTEAINGYRLIVLDSSYDKSGTGLVSEEQLTWLKAQLAETTENGSIVVVHHPIDEEQTFGEHSLKNSKELLNVVQNQDEVFAVLSGHIHQNLIEQYPGFISSAAEGSCFGVEFDGVQAHFTNNSAFNVCTIQNKQLKIQVNRVPETNKVLFSYSIDEMTHA from the coding sequence ATGAGTGAATTAAAATTTATCCATTTAACAGATACCCATGTTTTAAGAGAGTATGAAGGAAGCTTTTTAGAAGGGTTGGACAAAATCAACACAAACCCAAGCTCTCAATTAACAAAAATCTTGCAATTTGCTGAAAATAATAAAGAACAACTTGATTTTATACTGATATCAGGTGATCTGGTACATGAAGGTGGTGTGGGAGATTACCAGTATTATAAAGCTTTACTGGAAGAACACACCACATTACCTGTATATCTTAGCTTAGGTAACCATGATGTTACTGCTGCTTACTGGGAAACATTCCACGGGAAAACAGATTGCAATGATGAGCTATTCTATACAGAAGCGATCAATGGCTATCGTTTAATCGTATTAGATTCCAGCTACGATAAGAGTGGAACTGGCCTTGTAAGTGAAGAGCAATTGACATGGTTAAAAGCACAGTTAGCAGAAACAACGGAAAATGGCTCTATCGTTGTCGTCCATCATCCAATTGATGAGGAGCAAACATTCGGTGAACACAGTTTGAAAAATTCAAAAGAATTACTAAATGTTGTCCAAAATCAAGATGAAGTGTTCGCTGTGTTAAGTGGACATATTCATCAAAATCTAATCGAGCAATACCCGGGTTTTATTTCGTCTGCTGCAGAAGGTTCTTGCTTCGGCGTAGAATTTGATGGTGTCCAAGCTCATTTTACAAATAATAGTGCATTTAACGTTTGCACAATCCAAAACAAACAGTTGAAAATACAAGTCAATCGTGTACCAGAAACAAATAAAGTGCTATTCAGTTATAGCATTGACGAAATGACACACGCTTAA
- a CDS encoding ABC transporter substrate-binding protein, protein MAKYLKNLIVFTVVLLLLSACGIGSVQDANASEGEATTTLPELDPENPTKITFYSYSLAYPTMKEGMKKLINDFNETVGKEKGVVVEGVADPNFQQYRADIVAGKEVDIVQNVFPMLDASRLSLGFQAYEDVFPEDELEEHLQGISENARQLGVIDGKMYGLAFTFSTPIVFINGSIFEEAGLDPNDPPETWAEVKEYAVQIKEETGKDGFALEPDNGWVTDGVFFSNGAQILSEDRSEAMFASEEGIEAVEIWKDIYQSGAHAVGSTTEVPEQFLAGNLGMYITSTALHSGMKAAAEAGGWELYGGPLPQFGDQPSVPVNSGSALTVRPDTDEKRAATWEFIKYVTGAEGYTTITQEIGYLPLRTELADQEEYLKPFVEENPLYKINLEQLEEIQPTTIWPGENAAETSAIFTDAIVEAITTDADVADTLNNAQEEINGLLK, encoded by the coding sequence ATGGCTAAATATCTCAAAAACCTGATTGTTTTTACTGTAGTGCTATTACTTTTGTCGGCTTGTGGAATTGGTTCTGTGCAGGATGCCAATGCAAGCGAAGGGGAAGCGACAACGACTTTGCCTGAATTAGATCCAGAAAATCCGACGAAGATTACCTTCTATTCATACAGCCTGGCATATCCGACAATGAAAGAAGGGATGAAGAAGCTGATTAATGATTTTAATGAAACTGTCGGAAAAGAAAAAGGTGTCGTAGTAGAGGGGGTAGCCGATCCGAACTTCCAACAGTATCGTGCAGATATTGTAGCGGGGAAAGAAGTAGATATCGTACAGAACGTCTTCCCGATGTTGGACGCATCCAGGTTATCACTTGGTTTTCAAGCGTATGAAGATGTTTTTCCAGAAGATGAGTTAGAAGAACATTTACAAGGAATCTCTGAAAATGCACGACAATTAGGTGTGATCGATGGCAAAATGTACGGATTAGCATTTACCTTCAGTACACCGATTGTGTTTATTAATGGTTCGATCTTTGAAGAAGCAGGATTAGATCCTAATGATCCTCCTGAAACATGGGCAGAAGTGAAGGAATATGCCGTGCAAATCAAAGAAGAGACCGGAAAAGACGGATTTGCACTTGAGCCTGATAATGGCTGGGTAACAGATGGCGTCTTCTTCAGTAATGGTGCACAGATTCTTTCGGAAGACCGATCTGAGGCAATGTTTGCAAGTGAAGAAGGCATCGAAGCAGTGGAAATATGGAAGGACATTTACCAAAGCGGTGCCCATGCAGTTGGCTCCACGACAGAAGTCCCTGAACAGTTTCTTGCTGGTAATTTAGGTATGTATATTACATCAACGGCCTTGCATAGTGGGATGAAAGCAGCTGCAGAAGCAGGCGGGTGGGAGTTGTATGGCGGACCGTTACCGCAATTCGGTGATCAGCCAAGCGTGCCTGTCAATTCAGGAAGTGCACTTACTGTCCGTCCCGATACAGATGAAAAACGAGCAGCGACATGGGAATTCATTAAATATGTGACGGGTGCTGAAGGATATACAACGATTACACAGGAAATTGGATATTTACCGTTAAGAACAGAACTGGCAGATCAAGAGGAATATTTAAAGCCATTTGTTGAGGAAAATCCTCTTTATAAAATCAATTTAGAACAACTAGAAGAGATTCAACCAACTACGATTTGGCCAGGAGAAAACGCTGCAGAGACATCAGCCATTTTCACAGATGCGATTGTGGAGGCAATTACAACAGATGCAGATGTTGCAGATACGTTAAACAATGCACAAGAAGAAATTAATGGTTTATTAAAATAA
- the rbsK gene encoding ribokinase: protein MTKPRITVVGSINTDMVTETDAVPSQGETVRAKNFHTVPGGKGANQAVAAARLGADVTMIGCVGDDPFADSLLTNLQDEQVSAQYVDRIQKTPSGLANIILSEQDNRIMIVAGANQRVTPDYIKERQEAILNSDYVLLQFEIPKETIEYCMQLCKQHSIPVIVNPAPAMALAASAWDAATYITPNETEWSQLFQEQNDEKLIITKGKAGVSYWEDGIERAAASHPVQVVDTTGAGDTFNGALAVALAEKCSLTEAVTFANAAAAISVGKIGAQAGIPTKQEVEAFLTQSRGR, encoded by the coding sequence GTGACAAAACCAAGAATTACAGTAGTGGGCAGTATTAATACGGATATGGTTACGGAAACCGACGCTGTCCCGTCACAAGGTGAAACGGTCAGAGCGAAAAATTTTCATACGGTGCCCGGAGGAAAAGGTGCGAATCAGGCTGTTGCAGCTGCGCGACTCGGAGCTGATGTGACGATGATTGGCTGTGTTGGTGATGATCCATTTGCGGACAGCTTATTAACCAATTTACAAGATGAACAGGTTTCGGCACAGTATGTGGATCGCATCCAAAAGACGCCAAGTGGTTTGGCAAATATTATTTTATCAGAGCAAGACAATCGCATTATGATTGTAGCTGGTGCAAATCAGCGAGTGACACCAGACTATATAAAAGAAAGACAAGAAGCCATATTGAATAGTGACTATGTTTTGTTACAATTTGAAATACCGAAAGAAACGATTGAATACTGTATGCAGCTTTGTAAGCAACATAGCATTCCGGTGATTGTTAATCCTGCTCCTGCGATGGCATTGGCTGCATCGGCTTGGGATGCGGCTACCTATATCACACCTAATGAAACAGAATGGAGTCAGCTATTCCAAGAGCAAAACGATGAAAAGTTGATTATTACTAAGGGAAAAGCAGGAGTCAGCTACTGGGAAGATGGTATCGAGCGGGCGGCTGCATCGCACCCAGTACAAGTGGTCGATACGACGGGTGCAGGAGATACGTTTAATGGCGCGCTTGCTGTTGCATTAGCAGAGAAATGTAGTTTAACAGAGGCTGTTACATTTGCGAATGCAGCGGCTGCCATCTCAGTCGGTAAAATCGGTGCTCAAGCCGGTATACCGACAAAACAGGAAGTAGAAGCATTTTTAACACAAAGTAGAGGTCGATGA
- a CDS encoding nucleoside hydrolase → MKVILDCDPGHDDAIAIILAASSISPLEIIGITTVAGNVQVEKNTLNALKVCDIIGLDHVQVAQGATRPLVKEAEIAEEIHGETGLDGPLLPDEPSRQAIDQHAVDFIIEKLLDADEPITIVPTGPLTNIALALVKEPKIKQNIQEIVLMGGGTFGNWTPAAEFNIYVDAEAAKIVLESGIPVRMFGLDVTHQALATTETVDELRKMENPVSEFVSDLLTFFIQAYRDHFDFPGGPIHDACTIVHLIEPDIFNFEHVHVAIETKGEHTYGMTVVDHLGVTGKEPNTYLATGLDQVKFWSVFKKAIVSYGERSE, encoded by the coding sequence ATGAAAGTGATCCTTGACTGTGACCCGGGGCATGATGATGCTATTGCGATTATACTTGCTGCTTCTAGCATCAGTCCTCTCGAGATTATCGGGATAACAACGGTAGCAGGAAATGTACAAGTCGAAAAAAATACATTAAACGCGTTAAAGGTGTGCGATATTATTGGATTAGATCATGTTCAGGTAGCACAAGGTGCGACAAGACCATTGGTAAAAGAAGCAGAGATTGCGGAAGAAATTCATGGTGAGACTGGGCTGGATGGGCCGTTATTACCGGATGAGCCGAGTCGACAAGCGATCGATCAGCATGCGGTAGATTTTATCATCGAAAAACTGCTCGATGCCGATGAGCCAATTACGATAGTGCCAACTGGACCGTTAACCAATATTGCACTTGCTCTAGTGAAAGAGCCCAAAATAAAACAAAACATACAGGAAATTGTTTTAATGGGCGGTGGAACCTTTGGAAACTGGACGCCAGCAGCTGAATTTAATATATATGTAGATGCAGAGGCAGCAAAGATTGTTTTGGAAAGTGGGATACCTGTGCGAATGTTTGGCTTAGACGTAACCCACCAAGCATTAGCAACGACGGAGACAGTAGATGAACTGCGTAAAATGGAGAACCCGGTCAGTGAATTTGTCTCGGATCTGCTGACTTTCTTTATTCAAGCGTATCGTGATCATTTTGACTTCCCGGGAGGGCCGATTCATGATGCGTGTACGATTGTTCATTTAATAGAACCGGATATTTTCAACTTTGAGCATGTACATGTTGCAATAGAAACGAAAGGTGAACATACATACGGAATGACAGTTGTAGATCATTTGGGAGTGACAGGAAAAGAACCAAACACCTATTTAGCAACAGGACTTGATCAGGTGAAATTTTGGTCCGTTTTTAAAAAAGCGATAGTTTCCTATGGCGAGAGGAGTGAGTAA
- a CDS encoding uracil-DNA glycosylase produces MTEYILHNDWANWLEPEFQKDYYQQLRAFLKEEYQHQTIYPNMYDIFNALHYTSFEKVKVVILGQDPYHGPDQAHGLSFSVKPEVSLPPSLRNIYKELHADLGHPIPSHGYLVDWAKQGVLLLNNVLTVRQGQAHSHRGKGWEQFTDQVIQTLNQKQTPVVYILWGAAAQKKQALIDLSKHYVIKSPHPSPLSAHRGFFGSKPFSKTNQLLEENGLEPIDWEIRS; encoded by the coding sequence ATGACAGAATATATTTTACACAATGATTGGGCAAATTGGCTCGAGCCAGAATTTCAGAAAGATTATTACCAGCAACTACGTGCATTTTTGAAAGAAGAATATCAGCATCAAACCATTTATCCAAATATGTATGATATTTTTAATGCATTACACTATACTTCATTTGAAAAGGTAAAAGTCGTTATTCTTGGACAAGACCCTTATCATGGCCCTGACCAGGCGCATGGGTTAAGTTTTTCAGTTAAACCTGAGGTCAGTCTTCCGCCTTCATTGCGCAATATTTATAAGGAACTGCATGCAGACCTAGGTCATCCAATCCCAAGTCATGGTTATCTAGTGGATTGGGCCAAGCAGGGGGTATTATTGCTGAATAACGTGTTGACAGTCAGACAAGGCCAGGCGCACTCCCATAGAGGAAAAGGATGGGAGCAGTTTACGGATCAGGTGATTCAAACGCTAAATCAAAAACAAACTCCGGTTGTCTATATCTTATGGGGCGCTGCGGCTCAAAAGAAACAAGCACTTATTGATCTATCAAAGCATTATGTGATCAAGTCGCCCCATCCGAGCCCATTATCCGCACATCGCGGCTTTTTCGGCAGCAAACCATTCTCCAAGACGAATCAATTATTAGAAGAGAATGGATTGGAGCCGATAGATTGGGAGATTCGTTCATAA
- a CDS encoding carbohydrate ABC transporter permease produces MKHKRFTFVTVFQHFIMIVFSLLAMFPLYWMIISSFKNESEIFTSSLIPMVPTFQNYIYAFQEMPILRMMLNSFVVAILLTALQLVTSILTSYALVRWQVKGATIIYTILSLSWLIPMQVIMIPNYVLINQLGLNETLIGIVIPLSVSTFAILSLYQSFRSFPQALIESARLDGEKDFFILVKIILPNIKSTVASLGILLFISGWNEYLWPMLITTEMENSPIQIGLRSFVNSDVNMWGSLMAATTISCLPILLIYFLLRKHIIESFVRYGIK; encoded by the coding sequence ATGAAGCATAAACGATTCACATTCGTGACTGTATTTCAGCATTTTATTATGATTGTGTTCAGTCTGCTGGCGATGTTTCCGTTGTATTGGATGATCATTTCATCGTTTAAAAACGAAAGTGAAATATTCACATCTTCCTTAATACCGATGGTTCCTACGTTTCAAAACTACATATATGCCTTTCAGGAAATGCCGATTTTACGAATGATGCTTAACTCATTTGTTGTCGCCATTCTGTTAACGGCATTGCAATTGGTTACCAGTATCTTAACGAGCTATGCTTTAGTGAGGTGGCAAGTAAAAGGTGCCACCATTATTTATACAATATTAAGTCTGTCATGGCTAATACCGATGCAGGTCATTATGATTCCAAACTACGTACTGATCAATCAGCTAGGTTTAAATGAAACATTGATTGGTATTGTTATTCCTTTATCTGTTTCGACTTTTGCCATTTTGTCACTGTATCAAAGTTTTCGTTCCTTCCCGCAGGCATTAATTGAATCGGCGAGGTTGGATGGGGAGAAGGATTTCTTTATTCTAGTCAAAATTATATTACCTAATATTAAGTCAACGGTAGCTTCTTTAGGAATCTTATTATTTATCAGTGGATGGAATGAATATCTCTGGCCGATGTTGATTACAACGGAAATGGAGAATTCACCAATTCAAATTGGTTTACGTTCCTTTGTCAATTCCGATGTCAACATGTGGGGCTCCTTGATGGCTGCGACAACTATTTCATGTTTACCGATTTTACTGATTTATTTCTTACTAAGAAAACATATTATTGAGTCGTTTGTCCGTTATGGTATTAAATAA
- a CDS encoding tyrosine-protein phosphatase has product MSVDVQANSSQPINLEGVMNFRDLGGIKTKDGRFIKKGLLFRAADLTDMTAEDKAYIQKIAIRTIFDYRTADEATKRPDPHLERVNYIRVSVNQETGKPAYNSLEEFMQSEKFEYFANDLLMELYKSIPVGNPSYYHLMSLLKNPGLNLPLVQHCAGGRDRTGVGSMLILLTLGVDWEVIVEDFLLSNVLLDGYHSEIFQKLNGMVSEEQAAKFKEQFLLQERYIDMSYQNILQNYDSFEAFLEQEYGITAEDRKAIQDYCLE; this is encoded by the coding sequence GTGAGTGTCGATGTACAAGCAAACAGCAGTCAACCGATTAACCTAGAAGGTGTAATGAATTTCCGCGATTTGGGTGGAATCAAAACAAAGGATGGCCGTTTTATCAAGAAAGGGTTACTATTTCGAGCAGCTGACCTGACAGATATGACGGCAGAAGATAAAGCGTACATTCAAAAAATCGCCATCCGAACGATTTTTGATTACAGAACTGCAGATGAGGCAACCAAGAGACCTGATCCTCATTTAGAAAGAGTCAATTATATAAGAGTATCGGTCAATCAGGAAACAGGAAAACCAGCATATAATTCGCTCGAAGAATTCATGCAATCAGAGAAGTTTGAATATTTCGCTAATGACCTTTTAATGGAGCTGTACAAAAGTATTCCAGTTGGAAACCCTTCCTATTATCATTTAATGTCACTATTAAAGAATCCGGGATTAAATCTCCCATTAGTACAGCATTGTGCGGGAGGGAGAGACAGAACGGGTGTAGGAAGCATGCTGATTCTATTAACACTAGGGGTCGATTGGGAAGTAATAGTAGAAGATTTCTTATTATCCAATGTGCTATTAGACGGGTACCATAGTGAAATTTTTCAAAAGTTAAATGGAATGGTTTCAGAAGAACAGGCAGCTAAATTCAAAGAGCAATTTTTATTACAAGAACGCTATATTGACATGTCTTATCAAAATATCTTGCAAAACTATGATAGCTTTGAAGCTTTTCTCGAACAAGAATACGGCATAACTGCTGAAGATCGCAAGGCAATACAAGATTATTGCTTAGAATAA
- a CDS encoding carbohydrate ABC transporter permease: MRNNQGNSIGISTLESVPSKKFTAKKLRLFAKPYLYLLPTFLLLWIWMYYPLFSTFSLAFQKWGMVPGTVPSPVGFENFVRLLTSKDFGVSILNTVFYTVGIIPFSIIIPLILAVATHNMEGKMKNVYRTMFFIPLILAPVSDGAIWRWMFHPTNGLVNTVLLDLGIINTNIAFFSDPLFAKWLILFITGWKMMGFGTILFSAALTGISKDYYEAISLDGASRFQQFKDLTLPLLSPMILLILMMSLLFSSQWTFAYIDMLTRGGPFGTSTNIYYEMYKYGFANMDVGLSAAAALMFFVVFGIIAFVFNLFSKKYAFYDN; this comes from the coding sequence ATGCGAAATAATCAAGGAAATTCGATCGGGATTTCGACATTGGAGTCTGTTCCATCGAAAAAATTCACTGCCAAGAAATTACGATTATTTGCCAAGCCGTACTTGTATCTATTGCCTACCTTTCTGTTGTTGTGGATTTGGATGTATTATCCGTTGTTTTCTACTTTTTCTCTAGCATTTCAAAAGTGGGGGATGGTTCCGGGGACAGTGCCCAGTCCGGTAGGATTTGAAAATTTTGTTCGGCTCTTAACAAGCAAGGATTTTGGTGTGTCCATTTTGAATACTGTTTTTTATACGGTTGGGATCATACCCTTTTCGATTATCATTCCGTTAATCCTTGCTGTGGCGACGCATAATATGGAAGGAAAAATGAAGAACGTATATCGGACGATGTTTTTTATTCCGTTAATTTTAGCCCCTGTCTCGGATGGAGCGATATGGCGCTGGATGTTTCACCCGACAAATGGTTTAGTTAATACCGTTTTATTAGATCTAGGTATTATTAATACAAACATCGCATTCTTTTCCGATCCGTTATTTGCCAAGTGGTTGATTTTGTTTATTACGGGATGGAAGATGATGGGCTTTGGAACAATCTTATTTTCCGCTGCATTGACGGGGATTAGCAAGGATTATTATGAGGCAATCTCACTTGATGGCGCGAGTCGTTTTCAGCAATTTAAGGATTTGACATTACCGTTATTGTCTCCGATGATTCTGTTGATTCTAATGATGAGCTTACTATTTTCGAGCCAATGGACATTTGCTTATATCGATATGTTAACTCGTGGGGGACCTTTTGGTACATCGACCAATATATATTATGAGATGTACAAATATGGTTTTGCCAATATGGATGTTGGTCTTAGTGCTGCCGCAGCCCTGATGTTCTTTGTCGTGTTCGGAATCATCGCATTTGTTTTTAATCTGTTTTCAAAAAAATATGCTTTTTATGATAACTAG